In Oryza brachyantha chromosome 2, ObraRS2, whole genome shotgun sequence, a single window of DNA contains:
- the LOC102717769 gene encoding phosphatidate cytidylyltransferase 4, chloroplastic, translating into MAAAVATATATATIHLHRRRHLLVPSQPQPRPTLRLRLLIPTPPPLRLLLRRRFPLLAAAAVSADGGGAEEDARRKEKSRQLQKRVLVGVAIGVGAGGVVVAGGWVFAAAVAAAVLAGAREYFGLVRGTAGGGGTPPPRYVSRVCSAICALMPILTLYYGHMDVTVTFSAFLIAISLLLQRGNPRFAQLTSSVFGLFYCGYLPSFWVKLRSGLAAPALNTKIAYSWPILLGGQAHWTVGLVATLISISSIIAADTSAFLCGRAFGRTPLTDISPKKTLEGALAGLTGCVLTTVLLSTVLCWPRSLLSATAYGILIFLGSLFGDLVESLIKRDAGVKDSGSLIPGHGGILDRVDSYVFTGALCYSFVKVALPLYGV; encoded by the exons atggccgccgcggtggccacggcgacggcgacggcgaccatccacctgcaccgccgccgccacctcctcgtcCCCTCCCAGCCGCAGCCCCGCCCcaccctccgcctccgcctcctcatccccaccccgccgccgctccgcctcctcctccgccgccgcttcccgctcctcgcggcggccgccgtctccgccgacggcggcggcgcggaggaggacgccaggaggaaggagaagtcgCGGCAGCTCCAGAAGCGGGTGCTCGTGGGCGTCGCCATCGGggtgggcgcgggcggcgtcgTGGTGGCCGGCGGATGGGTGTTCGCGGctgccgtggccgccgccgtcctcgccggaGCACGAGAGTACTTCGGGCTCGTCCGCGGGActgccggcggtggcggcaccCCTCCACCGCGCTACGTGTCCCGCGTCTGCTCTGCCATCTGCGCCCTCATGCCTATCCTTACGCT GTACTATGGGCATATGGATGTTACCGTGACATTTTCTGCGTTCCTTATTGCAATATCATTGTTACTACAAAGAGGAAATCCTCGTTTTGCACAGCTGACTAGCTCAGTTTTTGGGCTCTTTTATTGCGGCTATCTTCCTTCTTTCTGGGTTAAGCTCCGTTCCGGACTAGCTGCTCCTGCTCTAAATACAA AAATAGCATACAGTTGGCCGATACTTCTCGGTGGGCAAGCTCACTGGACAGTTGGACTTGTAGCGACCTTGATTTCTATCAGTAGTATTATTGCTGCTGATACATCTGCTTTCCTTTGTGGTCGG GCATTTGGCCGCACACCTCTTACTGATATAAGCCCTAAGAAGACATTGGAGGGTGCTTTAGCTGGTCTAACTGGTTGTGTACTGACCACCGTGCTTCTTTCAACTGTCTTATGTTGGCCAAGGTCACTGCTGAG TGCAACTGCGTATGGAATCTTGATCTTTCTGGGTTCATTGTTTGGAGATCTTGTTGAGTCTCTGATCAAGCGTGATGCTGGTGTGAAGGACTCTGGATCACTCATTCCTGGCCATG GTGGGATCCTTGACCGAGTTGACAGCTACGTTTTCACAGGGGCACTTTGTTACTCATTTGTGAAAGTAGCTCTACCTCTCTATGGAGTATGA
- the LOC121053486 gene encoding merozoite surface antigen 2-like, whose product MAQMGRTAVVALFLVVAVVAAASVPAAAAYGCYDDCYERCANGKTDPACTSMCNEACGVAGKAAAGISAAVGIGAAIGAGAGAAAGAGVGAGAAAGAGAGAGAGTAYAPKAA is encoded by the coding sequence ATGGCGCAGATGGGCAGGACGGCCGTGGTGGCGCtgttcctcgtcgtcgccgtcgtggcgGCCGCgtcggtgccggcggcggccgcgtaCGGATGCTACGACGACTGCTACGAGCGCTGCGCCAACGGCAAGACGGACCCGGCCTGCACCTCCATGTGCAACGAGGCTTgcggcgtcgccggcaaggccgccgccggcatcagcgccgccgtcgggaTTGGCGCCGCCATCGGCGCTGGAGCCGGAGCCGCAGCCGGAGCTGGAGTTGGAGCCGGAGCCGCAGCCGGAGCTGGAGCAGGAGCCGGAGCCGGCACCGCCTACGCACCCAAGGCAGCATga
- the LOC102718055 gene encoding ER membrane protein complex subunit 2: MAAAAATVAATAADDEARLLRLEEQAEHGGGGAWEYLCLARRLRARRPDHVLRLGLALLNDSSARSRLASEQWTLYEQVAAAAMDCQRLDVAKDCIGVLSKQFPGSMRVGRLEALLFEAKGEWADAERAYALILENNPFDQIVHKRKIAIAKAQGDMALAVEYLNKYLELFMADHDAWRELAETYVALQMYKQALFCYEELILAQPTVPLYHLAYAEVLYTMGGLENLQTARKYYASTIQLTGGKNTRALFGVCLCSSAISQLTKGRNKEEESSELQSLAAEALLKEYKQRAPSKEALITNLLKNMKLS, translated from the exons atggcggcggcggcggcgacggtggcggcgacggccgcggaCGACGAGGCGCGGCTGCTGCGGCTCGAGGAGCAGgcggagcacggcggcggcggcgcctgggAGTACCTCTGCCTCGCCCGCAGgctccgcgcgcgccgcccggaCCAcgtcctccgcctcggcctcgccctCCTCAACGATTCCTCCGCCCGCTCCCGCCTCGCCTCAGAAC AGTGGACGCTCTATGAGCAGGTGGCAGCGGCTGCCATGGATTGCCAGCGTCTCGATGTGGCAAAG gATTGTATTGGAGTACTCTCCAAGCAGTTTCCTGGCAGCATGCGGGTTG GTCGGCTGGAAGCACTGCTGTTTGAAGCAAAGGGTGAATGGGCTGATGCTGAAAGGGCCTATGCGCTTATCCTTGAAAACAATCCGTTTGATCAG ATTGTCCACAAGAGAAAAATTGCTATTGCAAAAGCACAGGGTGACATGGCATTAGCTGTGGAGTATCTCAACAAGTATCTGGAACT ATTTATGGCAGATCACGATGCTTGGAGAGAACTTGCTGAAACATATGTTGCCTTACAAAT GTACAAACAAGCTCTCTTTTGTTATGAGGAGCTAATATTGGCCCAACCAACTGTTCCACTCTATCATCTAGCTTATGCTGAG GTTCTGTATACTATGGGTGGTTTGGAAAACCTTCAAACAGCCAGAAAATATTATGCATCCACAATACAGTTGACTGGAGGCAAGAATACAAGAGCCCTCTTTGGTGTATGTTTG TGTAGCTCAGCAATCAGTCAACTGACCAAAGGGAGGAATAAGGAGGAAGAAAGCTCAGAGCTGCAGAGCCTAGCTGCTGAGGCACTATTGAAGGAATACAAGCAGCGAGCACCATCTAAGGAGGCACTTATCACCAACCTGTTGAAGAACATGAAACTCTCCTGA
- the LOC102717683 gene encoding probable xyloglucan endotransglucosylase/hydrolase protein 30 translates to MAGALVVVVMVVVVVVAAAALPAIDVTTVAFEEGYTPLFGFDNILRSGDDRTVSLLLDRSTGSGFISSSMYQHGFFSASIKLPSDYTAGVVVAFYTSNGDVFEKRHDELDFEFLGNIRGKPWRVQTNVYGNGSVSRGREERYVLPFDPTTEFHRYSILWTRAAVVFFVDDVPVREVRRSPAMAGDFPSKPMSLYATVWDASTWATSGGRYRVNYRHGPFVASFTDLALVGCRVDPIQMLSSGASGECAAAEGALLASDLAVMTLEKQQAMRRFRENNMVYSYCYDARRYPVPFPECDVVDSERRRFKNSGHLRLAFRRRRRPRPGSRPAKPTSAADM, encoded by the exons atggCCGGTgcgttggtggtggtggtgatggtggtggtggtggtggttgcggcggcggcgctgccggcgATCGACGTGACGACGGTGGCGTTCGAGGAGGGGTACACGCCGCTGTTCGGCTTCGACAACATCCTCCgctccggcgacgaccgcaccgtcagcctcctcctcgaccGCTCCACCG gaTCGGGGTTCATCTCGTCGTCGATGTACCAGCACGGCTTCTTCAGCGCCTCCATCAAGCTCCCCTCCGACTACACCGCcggtgtcgtcgtcgccttctac ACGTCGAACGGCGACGTGTTCGAGAAGCGGCACGACGAGCTGGACTTCGAGTTCTTGGGGAACATACGGGGGAAGCCATGGCGGGTGCAGACGAACGTGTACGGCAATGGCAGCGTGAGCCGGGGGCGGGAGGAGCGGTACGTGCTCCCGTTCGACCCGACCACCGAGTTCCACCGCTACTCCATCCTCTGgacgcgcgccgccgtcgtcttcttcgTCGACGACGTCCCCGTCCGCGAggtccgccgctcgccggccatGGCCGGCGACTTCCCCTCCAAGCCCATGTCGCTCTACGCCACCGTCTGGGACGCCTCCACCTGGGCCACCTCCGGCGGCCGCTACCGCGTCAACTACCGCCACGGGCCCTTCGTCGCCTCCTTCACCGACCTCGCCCTCGTCGGCTGCCGCGTCGACCCCATCCAGATGCTCTCCTCCGGCGCCTCCGGcgagtgcgccgccgccgagggcgCGCTCCTCGCCTCCGACCTCGCCGTCATGACGCTCGAGAAGCAGCAGGCCATGCGCCGCTTCCGGGAGAACAACATGGTCTACTCCTACTGCTACGACGCGCGCCGGTACCCCGTCCCCTTCCCGGAGTGCGACGTCGTCGACTCCGAGCGCCGCCGGTTCAAGAACAgcggccacctccgcctcgcgttccgccgccgccgccgcccccggccGGGCTCCCGGCCGGCGAAGCCCACCAGCGCGGCGGACATGTAG
- the LOC102717131 gene encoding pentatricopeptide repeat-containing protein At1g71210, mitochondrial: MPRLLAPFHSRSRRPLLLAILSNTFSASSTTTAPPPPLPSLSPLLPRRADAAAKLAPVVRAVADSFRDWFLLRRRGAAGAVAPPEALDAIYGALASEDAAALDALPLSEELVLAVLRHRPRQLPDDDALLLLRLRFFDWSGSRRRYSHSRAVYHAIFGLLSRSRRSGVVVDWLRLFTNTAASASRSRFHDTLVVGYAVAGDPQRGLSILGRMRFRGLDLDAFSSHILLNSLVEASLYDYADSFSRHLASSPVATCIRIKSLCRQSRIGDAVALLDTLPFDEASGGAAAGSIITVLCRRERFDEAAQIVDRFPSPDVYGSWIHGLLEAGRLDTTLQFLSEKKEAEGYIPDGRRYDRLIYRLLRSNRLGEVYDLLVEMMEEGIAPGLSTMNSALCFFCKAGLVEVAAHLYRSRMELGVNPNNDVYNNLIRALCQVGDTEEACLVLEQAMAEGYFPGRQTFTMFANVLCQEGKLDKVRVLLDSALKQEACPTDSVLAKYLVALCKSGDVEAACQVPQMSSSKSPMGLYRYESTYNSLIRALILIKRVDVLPRLLLEMQDMGHIPSRSLYQSVVCAMCEVNRYAEVLELLNNQLQRTALHPRVCYNYFISGAGHAKKADMAREVYNQMEYAGLEPSGDSNVLLLMSYLRSKRIGDALNFFNFIRDKKAPRTKLYNVFISGLCEARKPEQAMVFWREAREKGLVPSISCYEQLVLLLCSVRDYDNVIKIIDDFRKTGRPVSAFLCNALLLHTLRGGDLLKAWKRSRDQSEKATVKPEEIQGKGVGRFLIGELVMMFANGIRNMNDLEDLEEDLEKHFPVDVYTYNMLLRGLSMVGRMDSACNLFEKLCRKGYEPNRWTFDIMIHGYCKNGDRDEAERWMEAMHRNGFYPTWYTMRLYNNLALRANDRKAISFV, encoded by the coding sequence ATGCCCCGTCTCCTCGCGCCGTTCcactcccgctcccgccggcccctcctcctcgccattCTCTCGAACACCTTCTCTGCGTCGTCCACCAcgaccgcgccgcctcccccgctGCCCTCGCTCTCCCCGCTGCTCCCGCGCcgggccgacgccgccgccaagctCGCCCCCGTCGTGCGCGCCGTCGCGGACTCCTTCCGCGACTGGTTcctcctgcgccgccgcggggctgCGGGGGCGGTCGCGCCGCCCGAGGCGCTCGACGCGATCTACGGCGCCCTCGCGTCCGAGGACGCGGCCGCGCTCGATGCGCTCCCGCTCTCCGAGGAGCTCGTGCTGGCCGtgctccgccaccgcccgcggcagctccccgacgacgacgcgctgctgctgctccgccTCAGGTTCTTCGACTGGTCGGGGAGCCGCCGGCGATACTCCCACTCCCGCGCCGTCTACCACGCCATCTTTGGCCTGCTCTCCCGCTCGCGACGCTCCGGCGTGGTGGTGGACTGGCTCCGCCTCTTCACCAACACCGCCGCGTCCGCCTCCCGCTCGCGCTTCCACGACACGCTTGTCGTTGGctacgccgtcgccggcgatccCCAGCGAGGGCTCAGCATCCTCGGACGCATGCGCTTCCGCGGCCTCGACCTCGACGCCTTCTCCTCCCACATTCTCCTCAATTCCCTCGTTGAGGCGTCACTCTATGATTATGCTGATTCCTTCTCCCGCCACCTTGCTTCCAGTCCCGTGGCGACCTGCATTCGCATCAAGAGCCTCTGCCGCCAATCCCGCATCGGAGATGCTGTGGCTCTCCTGGACACGCTCCCTTTCGACGAGGCATCCGGTGGCGCTGCAGCTGGCTCAATCATCACAGTCTTGTGCCGCCGTGAGCGCTTCGATGAGGCAGCTCAGATTGTTGACAGGTTCCCTTCCCCTGATGTGTACGGCTCATGGATTCATGGCCTCCTTGAGGCTGGAAGGCTTGATACTACGTTGCAGTTCCTTTCTGAGAAGAAAGAGGCTGAGGGGTATATTCCTGATGGACGTCGGTATGACAGGCTTATTTATCGCTTGCTTCGCAGTAACAGGCTTGGTGAAGTGTATGACTTACTTGTGGAAATGATGGAGGAGGGCATTGCTCCAGGCCTTTCAACCATGAATTCCGCCCTTTGCTTCTTTTGCAAGGCTGGGCTTGTGGAAGTCGCAGCACACTTGTATCGGTCAAGAATGGAGCTTGGGGTTAACCCTAACAACGATGTCTATAACAATTTGATCAGAGCTCTGTGTCAAGTTGGGGACACAGAAGAGGCATGTTTGGTGTTGGAACAGGCTATGGCAGAAGGGTACTTCCCTGGGCGCCAGACATTTACCATGTTTGCAAATGTCCTTTGTCAGGAGGGGAAGCTAGATAAGGTGCGGGTCCTTCTCGACAGTGCACTCAAGCAGGAGGCATGCCCAACAGACAGTGTCTTGGCCAAGTACCTTGTGGCATTGTGCAAGAGTGGGGATGTGGAGGCAGCATGTCAAGTGCCTCAGATGTCAAGCAGTAAAAGTCCTATGGGCTTGTATCGATATGAGTCAACTTACAATAGCTTGATTCGGGCATTAATATTGATCAAGAGGGTGGATGTGCTGCCAAGGCTCCTATTGGAAATGCAAGATATGGGCCACATCCCAAGCCGAAGCCTCTATCAGTCGGTTGTGTGTGCTATGTGTGAGGTGAACAGGTATGCTGAGGTTCTTGAGCTGCTGAACAACCAGTTGCAACGGACTGCACTACACCCTCGTGTATGCTACAACTACTTCATTTCTGGGGCTGGGCACGCTAAAAAGGCTGACATGGCCAGGGAGGTATATAACCAAATGGAGTATGCTGGGCTTGAACCATCAGGAGACAGCAATGTCCTTCTTCTTATGAGTTATCTGAGGAGCAAGCGTATTGGCGATGCACTAAACTTCTTTAACTTCATTCGTGACAAGAAGGCACCACGCACCAAGTTATACAATGTATTCATATCTGGTCTATGTGAAGCTCGCAAGCCAGAACAGGCAATGGTGTTCTGGAGGGAAGCAAGGGAAAAAGGTTTAGTCCCGAGCATCAGCTGCTATGAACAGCTTGTGCTCCTGTTGTGCTCCGTGAGAGATTATGACAATGTCATAAAGATTATTGATGACTTCAGAAAAACAGGTCGCCCTGTTTCAGCTTTCCTGTGTAATGCTCTTCTGTTGCACACATTGAGAGGTGGTGACCTTCTGAAGGCTTGGAAACGTTCAAGAGACCAATCAGAGAAGGCAACAGTGAAACCAGAAGAGATCCAAGGTAAGGGGGTTGGACGATTCTTGATTGGTGAACTTGTTATGATGTTTGCAAATGGTATTAGGAACATGAATGACTTAGAGGATTTAGAAGAGGACCTAGAAAAGCATTTTCCAGTCGATGTTTACACTTATAACATGCTGCTGCGAGGATTGAGCATGGTGGGCAGGATGGATTCTGCTTGTAACTTGTTTGAGAAGCTGTGCAGAAAGGGATATGAACCGAATCGATGGACTTTTGATATAATGATACATGGCTACTGCAAGAATGGTGACAGGGATGAGGCTGAGAGATGGATGGAAGCAATGCACCGCAATGGGTTCTATCCCACGTGGTACACTATGAGGTTATACAACAATCTAGCGTTGCGAGCAAATGATCGTAAAGCCATCTCATTTGTATAA
- the LOC102717408 gene encoding ribose-phosphate pyrophosphokinase 1, chloroplastic, which produces MPLSYSAAAAPPSPLAARGRGLLRRPPRPTPVVVRCKKIDQLRVVNGVPPYIPVSNRSLLTPVTLPIIQEANVKNDTRLRIFSGTANPSLSQEIASYLGLELGKINIKRFADGEIYVQLQESVRGCDVFLVQPTCPPANENLMELLIMIDACRRASAKNITAVIPYFGYARADRKSQGRESIAAKLVANMITEAGANRVLVCDLHSSQAMGYFDIPVDHVYGQPVILDYLASKTICSDDLVVVSPDVGGVARARAFAKKLSDAPLAIVDKRRHGHNVAEVMNLIGDVRGKVAVMMDDMIDTAGTIAKGAELLHQEGAREVYACCTHAVFSPPAIERLSSGLFQEVIITNTIPLKEDKSFPQLTILSVANLLGETIWRVHDDCSVGHEPYSSLDID; this is translated from the exons ATGCCGCTCTCCTactcagccgccgccgcgccgccgtctcccctcgccgcgcgcggccggggcctcctccgccggccgccgcgcccgaccccCGTCGTCGTG AGGTGTAAGAAGATTGATCAACTGAGGGTGGTCAATGGAGTACCACCATACATTCCAGTGTCTAACAGATCACTGTTGACTCCTGTCACGCTGCCAATTATCCAGGAAGCGAATGTTAAAAATGATACGAGGCTCCGTATCTTCTCGGGCACAGCTAATCCTTCTCTTTCCCAG GAAATAGCAAGTTACCTGGGCTTAGAACTTGGGAAGATTAACATAAAAAGGTTTGCTGATGGTGAAATATATGTTCAGTTACAAGAAAGTGTAAGGGGATGCGATGTTTTCCTTGTGCAACCAACATGCCCTCCTGCAAATGAGAATCTTATGGAACTTCTGATCATGATTGATGCCTGTAGGAGAGCATCTGCTAAAAACATTACTGCAGTTATCCCTTATTTTGGGTACGCCAGAGCTGACAGGAAG TCTCAAGGTCGTGAATCTATAGCTGCAAAACTTGTAGCTAATATGATTACAGAAGCTGGTGCAAACCGTGTCCTTGTATGTGATCTTCATTCCAGTCAAGCCATGGGATACTTTGACATCCCAGTAGATCATGTTTATGGTCAG CCGGTGATTCTTGATTATCTCGCCAGCAAGACAATATGTTCAGATGACTTGGTGGTGGTGTCTCCCGATGTTGGAGGTGTCGCCAGGGCACGTGCTTTTGCCAAAAAGCTATCAGATGCACCTCTAGCAATTGTTGATAAAAGAAGGCATGGACACAATGTTGCCGAG GTAATGAATCTTATTGGAGATGTTAGAGGAAAAGTGGCTGTTATGATGGACGATATGATCGATACAGCTG GAACTATTGCCAAAGGGGCTGAGCTACTGCATCAAGAAGGAGCAAGAGAGGTCTATGCCTGCTGTACACATGCTGTTTTTAG CCCGCCTGCCATTGAAAGGTTATCAAGTGGTTTGTTTCAAGAAGTGATCATCACAAACACTATACCTCTCAAGGAGGACAAGAGTTTTCCGCAGCTGACTATTCTTTCAGTTGCTAACCTTTTAGGGGAGACAATCTGGCGTGTGCATGATGATTGCTCA GTTGGTCATGAGCCGTACTCAAGCTTGGACATTGATTGA